From the Burkholderia ubonensis genome, one window contains:
- a CDS encoding adenine phosphoribosyltransferase has protein sequence MPHSSSGAPVDPAAFIHSQIRTVPDWPQPGVQFRDITTLLQSPKALRVLVDLFVERYVDAKLDYVAGLDARGFIIAPIVAYELSVGFVPIRKVGKLPYKTQRESYDLEYGSATVEIHEDACRPGDRVIIMDDLIATGGTMMAGRNLLQRLGAVVVEGAAIIDLPDLGGSALLRNAGLPVYTVTEFAGH, from the coding sequence ATGCCGCATTCGTCGTCGGGGGCGCCGGTCGATCCGGCCGCCTTCATCCACAGCCAGATCCGCACGGTGCCCGACTGGCCGCAGCCGGGCGTGCAGTTCCGCGACATCACGACGCTGCTGCAAAGCCCGAAGGCGCTGCGCGTGCTGGTCGACCTGTTCGTCGAGCGCTATGTCGACGCGAAGCTCGACTACGTGGCGGGCCTCGACGCGCGCGGCTTCATCATCGCGCCGATCGTCGCATACGAGCTGAGCGTCGGCTTCGTGCCCATCCGCAAGGTCGGCAAGCTGCCGTACAAGACCCAGCGCGAATCGTACGACCTCGAATACGGCAGCGCGACCGTCGAGATCCACGAGGATGCGTGCCGGCCCGGCGACCGCGTGATCATCATGGACGACCTGATCGCGACCGGCGGCACGATGATGGCGGGGCGCAACCTGCTGCAGCGGCTCGGCGCGGTCGTCGTCGAGGGCGCGGCGATCATCGATCTGCCGGATCTCGGCGGCTCGGCGCTGCTGCGCAACGCGGGTCTGCCCGTCTATACCGTCACCGAATTCGCCGGCCACTGA
- a CDS encoding LysE family translocator, producing MPNFTLFLATSIAITFAPGPDNLQVLARGISQGRAAGLVAALGFAAGVTFHTTLAALGVAAVLRSSPVAFQILKLAGAAYLIWIGIKALRSQGLATAHERAPQPLWSIFRQSVVGNLMNPKVTLFFVVFLPQFVDARGMQSVTLQMFELGALFMLQTAAIFSLFGVCAGAIGTWLKRRPKAGVWLDRLAGATFIAIGIRVALKD from the coding sequence ATGCCGAACTTCACGCTGTTTCTCGCCACGTCGATCGCGATCACGTTCGCGCCCGGCCCGGACAACCTTCAGGTGCTCGCGCGCGGCATCTCGCAGGGCCGCGCGGCCGGCCTCGTCGCGGCGCTCGGCTTCGCCGCCGGCGTGACGTTCCACACGACGCTCGCCGCGCTCGGCGTCGCGGCGGTGCTGCGTTCGTCGCCGGTCGCGTTCCAGATCCTGAAGCTCGCGGGCGCCGCGTACCTGATCTGGATCGGCATCAAGGCGCTGCGCAGCCAGGGCCTCGCGACCGCGCACGAGCGCGCGCCGCAGCCGCTGTGGTCGATCTTCCGCCAGAGCGTGGTCGGCAACCTGATGAACCCGAAGGTGACGCTGTTCTTCGTCGTGTTCCTGCCGCAGTTCGTCGATGCCCGCGGCATGCAGAGCGTGACGCTGCAGATGTTCGAGCTCGGCGCGCTGTTCATGCTGCAGACGGCCGCGATCTTCTCGCTGTTCGGCGTGTGCGCCGGCGCGATCGGCACGTGGCTGAAGCGCCGCCCGAAGGCGGGCGTGTGGCTCGACCGGCTCGCCGGCGCGACGTTCATCGCGATCGGCATCCGCGTCGCGCTGAAGGACTGA
- a CDS encoding NUDIX hydrolase, translating to MTFPCIAAARRFDPAAHLRFVIAGRQVGWVRRSDAARLARWPDVFDLTDDRVTLSDRYDTVDARSMALASAIGALAAEGAIPGWRDEIYAIRNRFDDPPLAYIERAASRFFGTQTYAVHLNGIVEYAVRPGAPAAPQMWLGRRSATKATDPGMLDNVVAGGIGWGLGVHETLAKECWEEAGIPPELAARAIAGRAVQVLCSLPEGTQSELLFVYDLPLPRDFAPHNQDGEVAEHLLAGVPEVIGWLRDGQATLDASLAMLDTLLRHRWLAPEDAAGIDALFAPAA from the coding sequence ATGACGTTTCCGTGCATCGCCGCCGCGCGCCGCTTCGACCCGGCCGCGCACCTGCGTTTCGTGATCGCCGGCCGCCAGGTGGGCTGGGTGCGGCGTTCCGACGCAGCGCGGCTCGCCCGCTGGCCCGACGTGTTCGACCTGACGGACGACCGCGTCACGCTGTCCGACCGCTACGACACGGTCGACGCGCGCAGCATGGCGCTCGCGAGCGCGATCGGCGCGCTCGCGGCCGAAGGCGCGATTCCCGGCTGGCGCGACGAGATCTACGCGATCCGCAACCGCTTCGACGATCCGCCGCTCGCGTACATCGAGCGGGCCGCGTCGCGGTTCTTCGGCACGCAGACTTATGCGGTGCATTTGAACGGCATCGTAGAATATGCGGTTCGCCCAGGGGCGCCGGCTGCGCCGCAGATGTGGCTCGGCCGCCGCAGCGCGACCAAGGCGACCGATCCCGGCATGCTCGACAACGTCGTCGCGGGCGGCATCGGCTGGGGGCTCGGTGTTCACGAGACGCTGGCCAAGGAGTGCTGGGAGGAAGCCGGCATTCCGCCCGAACTGGCGGCGCGCGCGATCGCGGGCCGCGCGGTGCAGGTGCTCTGCTCGCTGCCGGAAGGCACGCAGTCCGAACTGCTGTTCGTCTACGACCTGCCGCTGCCGCGCGACTTCGCGCCGCACAACCAGGACGGCGAAGTCGCCGAGCACCTGCTGGCGGGCGTGCCCGAGGTGATCGGGTGGCTGCGGGATGGCCAGGCGACGCTCGATGCGAGCCTCGCGATGCTCGACACGCTGCTGCGCCACCGCTGGCTCGCGCCGGAAGACGCGGCGGGCATCGACGCGCTGTTCGCGCCGGCGGCCTGA
- the purU gene encoding formyltetrahydrofolate deformylase gives MSADHSFILKLSCPDRHGIVHAVSGFLFERGSNILDSAQFGDSRTGEFFMRVHFDQNGSGADVATTLDALRAQFAPLAEQFAMRWELHDAAVKPRVVIMVSKIGHCLNDLLFRYRTGQLPIEIPAIVSNHKDFYQLAASYDIPFHHFPLVGGSSDAAKAAQEARVLEVIDEHQADLVVLARYMQILSQDMCERLAGRAINIHHSFLPSFKGAKPYYQAFDRGVKLIGATAHYVTTDLDEGPIIEQEVERVDHSMTPDQLTAIGRDVECVTLARAVKWHVEHRIVLNGTKTVVFR, from the coding sequence ATGTCGGCCGATCACAGCTTTATCCTGAAACTGTCGTGCCCCGACCGGCACGGCATCGTCCACGCGGTCTCGGGCTTCCTGTTCGAGCGCGGCAGCAACATCCTCGACTCGGCGCAGTTCGGTGACAGCCGCACCGGCGAATTCTTCATGCGCGTGCACTTCGACCAGAACGGCAGCGGCGCGGACGTCGCGACGACGCTCGATGCGCTGCGCGCGCAGTTCGCGCCGCTCGCAGAGCAGTTCGCGATGCGCTGGGAGCTGCATGACGCGGCGGTGAAGCCGCGCGTCGTGATCATGGTGTCGAAGATCGGCCATTGCCTGAACGACCTGCTGTTCCGCTACCGCACGGGCCAGCTGCCGATCGAGATCCCGGCGATCGTGTCGAACCACAAGGACTTCTACCAGCTCGCGGCGAGCTACGACATCCCGTTCCATCACTTCCCGCTCGTCGGCGGCTCGTCCGACGCCGCGAAGGCCGCGCAGGAAGCGCGCGTGCTGGAAGTGATCGACGAGCACCAGGCCGACCTCGTCGTGCTGGCGCGCTACATGCAGATCCTGTCGCAGGACATGTGCGAGCGGCTCGCCGGGCGCGCGATCAACATCCACCATTCGTTCCTGCCGAGCTTCAAGGGCGCGAAGCCGTACTACCAGGCGTTCGACCGCGGCGTGAAGCTGATCGGCGCGACCGCGCACTACGTGACGACCGACCTGGACGAAGGCCCGATCATCGAGCAGGAAGTGGAGCGCGTCGATCACAGCATGACGCCGGACCAGCTGACCGCGATCGGCCGCGACGTCGAGTGCGTGACGCTCGCGCGCGCGGTGAAGTGGCACGTCGAACACCGGATCGTGCTGAACGGGACGAAGACGGTCGTGTTCCGCTGA
- a CDS encoding AI-2E family transporter — MTEKQHESPRDAQNKEPHLRSVRLTSDFSLPKLSAIEIGSYLLALLSMWLVLELKLLGGMLAGLLVYQLIHTIAPVIERHTTSMRARWVAVVLLSVAIVGALTGLTIGIIEHFEHAVPNLQGLLGQLMQIVEQTRARTPAWIANLLPVDVEQMKTKAALLMHTHMDQLQQSGKSVARGFGHVLFGMIIGAMIAIGVEHDKVRRPLSTALVTRVSRFADAFRRIVFAQIKISAINAFFTSLYLLVALPIFHERLPLSKTLVLVTFIVGLLPVIGNLISNTLIVAVSLSVSMGTAIASLAFLVIIHKLEYFLNAKIIGGQIESRAWELLLAMLVMEAAFGLPGVIAAPIFYAYVKRELYMLRLI; from the coding sequence ATGACGGAGAAGCAACACGAGTCGCCGCGCGACGCGCAGAACAAGGAGCCGCACCTGCGCAGCGTCCGGCTGACGAGCGACTTCAGCCTGCCGAAACTGTCGGCGATCGAGATCGGCAGCTACCTGCTGGCGCTCCTCTCGATGTGGCTCGTCCTCGAACTGAAGCTGCTCGGCGGCATGCTGGCCGGCCTGCTCGTCTACCAACTGATCCACACGATCGCGCCCGTGATCGAACGGCACACGACGAGCATGCGGGCGCGCTGGGTCGCGGTCGTGCTGCTGTCCGTCGCGATCGTCGGCGCGCTGACGGGCCTCACGATCGGCATCATCGAGCACTTCGAGCACGCGGTGCCGAACCTGCAGGGCCTGCTCGGCCAGCTGATGCAGATCGTCGAGCAGACCCGCGCGCGCACGCCGGCCTGGATCGCGAACCTGCTGCCCGTCGACGTCGAGCAGATGAAGACGAAGGCGGCCTTGCTGATGCACACGCACATGGACCAGCTCCAGCAGAGCGGCAAGAGCGTCGCGCGCGGCTTCGGCCACGTGCTGTTCGGGATGATCATCGGTGCGATGATCGCGATCGGCGTCGAGCACGACAAGGTGCGCAGGCCGCTGTCGACCGCGCTCGTCACGCGCGTGTCGCGCTTCGCCGACGCGTTCCGCCGGATCGTGTTCGCGCAGATCAAGATCTCGGCGATCAACGCGTTCTTCACGAGCCTGTACCTGCTCGTCGCGCTGCCGATCTTCCACGAGCGGCTGCCGCTGTCGAAGACGCTCGTGCTCGTCACGTTCATCGTCGGCCTGCTGCCGGTGATCGGCAACCTGATCTCGAACACGCTGATCGTCGCGGTGTCGCTGTCGGTGAGCATGGGCACCGCGATCGCGTCGCTCGCGTTCCTCGTGATCATCCACAAGCTCGAGTACTTCCTGAACGCGAAGATCATCGGCGGCCAGATCGAGTCGCGCGCGTGGGAGCTGCTGCTCGCGATGCTCGTGATGGAAGCCGCGTTCGGGCTGCCGGGCGTGATCGCCGCGCCGATCTTCTACGCATACGTGAAGCGCGAGCTGTACATGCTGCGGCTGATCTGA
- the uvrA gene encoding excinuclease ABC subunit UvrA, which produces MEQIRIRGARTHNLKNVNLDLPRHKLIVITGLSGSGKSSLAFDTLYAEGQRRYVESLSAYARQFLQLMEKPDVDLIEGLSPAISIEQKATSHNPRSTVGTVTEIHDYLRLLYARVGTPYCPDHEIPLEAQSVSQMVDAALALPEDTKLMILAPVVANRKGEHAELFEDMQAQGFVRFRVRSGGGTANEGVAKIYEVDALPKLKKNDKHTIDVVVDRLKVRPDMKQRLAESFETALRLADGRAIALEMDTDKEHLFSSKFACPICSYSLQELEPRLFSFNNPMGACPECDGLGQITFFDPKRVVAHPSLSLAAGAVKGWDRRNQFYFQMLQSLAAFYEFDIDAAFEDLPEKIRKVLLYGSGKQTIPFSYINERGRTTIREHVFEGIIPNLERRYRETDSVAVREELSKYQNNQPCPSCDGTRLRREARHVRVGAGDYARAIYEVSGWPLRDALGYFDGLTLEGAKGEIAEKVIKEIVARLTFLNNVGLDYLSLERSAETLSGGEAQRIRLASQIGSGLTGVMYVLDEPSIGLHQRDNDRLIATLKHLRDLGNSVIVVEHDEDMIRTADYVVDMGPGAGEHGGVVVAEGTPKQVQANAASLTGQYLVGKRTIEYPDERIAPEPERMLRIVDAHGNNLKHVDLELPVGLLTCITGVSGSGKSTLINDTLYHAVARHLYGSSAEPAPHEAIEGLEHFDKVINVDQSPIGRTPRSNPATYTGLFTPIRELFSGVPTSKERGYDPGRFSFNVKGGRCESCQGDGVLKVEMHFLPDVYVPCDVCHGKRYNRETLEVLYKGKNISEVLDMTVEHAYEFFNAVPVVARKLKTLLDVGLGYIRLGQSATTLSGGEAQRVKLSLELSKRDTGRTLYILDEPTTGLHFHDIALLLEVIHRLRDQGNTVVIIEHNLDVIKTADWVIDLGPEGGAGGGQIIAQGTPEQVAKTKASFTGKYLAPLLRRTTRKVAAG; this is translated from the coding sequence ATGGAACAGATTCGTATCCGTGGGGCGCGCACCCACAACCTGAAAAACGTCAATCTCGACCTGCCGCGCCACAAGCTGATCGTGATTACCGGGCTGTCCGGGTCGGGCAAGTCGTCGCTCGCGTTCGATACCCTTTATGCGGAAGGGCAGCGCCGCTACGTCGAAAGCCTGTCCGCGTACGCGCGCCAGTTCCTGCAGCTGATGGAGAAACCGGACGTCGACCTGATCGAGGGCCTGTCGCCCGCGATCTCGATCGAGCAGAAGGCGACGTCGCACAACCCGCGTTCGACCGTCGGCACGGTCACCGAAATCCACGACTACCTGCGGCTTTTGTACGCACGGGTCGGCACGCCGTACTGCCCGGACCACGAGATCCCGCTGGAAGCGCAGAGCGTGTCGCAGATGGTCGACGCGGCGCTCGCGCTGCCCGAGGACACCAAGCTGATGATCCTCGCGCCCGTCGTCGCGAACCGCAAGGGCGAGCACGCCGAGCTGTTCGAGGACATGCAGGCGCAGGGCTTCGTGCGCTTTCGCGTGCGCTCGGGCGGCGGCACCGCGAACGAAGGCGTCGCGAAGATCTACGAGGTCGACGCGCTGCCGAAGCTCAAGAAGAACGACAAGCACACGATCGACGTGGTCGTCGACCGCCTGAAGGTGCGCCCGGACATGAAGCAGCGCCTCGCCGAGTCGTTCGAGACGGCGCTGCGCCTCGCGGACGGCCGCGCGATCGCGCTCGAGATGGATACCGACAAGGAGCACCTGTTCAGCTCGAAGTTCGCGTGCCCGATCTGCTCGTACTCGCTGCAGGAGCTCGAGCCGCGCCTGTTCTCGTTCAACAACCCGATGGGCGCGTGCCCGGAATGCGACGGCCTCGGCCAGATCACGTTCTTCGATCCGAAGCGGGTCGTCGCGCACCCGTCGCTGTCGCTCGCCGCGGGCGCGGTGAAGGGCTGGGACCGGCGCAACCAGTTCTACTTCCAGATGCTGCAGAGCCTCGCGGCGTTCTACGAATTCGACATCGACGCCGCGTTCGAGGATCTCCCCGAGAAGATCAGGAAGGTGCTGTTGTATGGCTCCGGCAAGCAGACGATCCCGTTCTCGTACATCAACGAGCGCGGCCGCACGACGATCCGCGAGCACGTGTTCGAGGGGATCATCCCGAACCTGGAGCGCCGCTACCGCGAGACCGATTCGGTCGCGGTGCGCGAGGAGCTGTCGAAGTACCAGAACAACCAGCCGTGCCCGTCGTGCGACGGCACCCGCCTGCGCCGCGAGGCGCGCCACGTGCGGGTCGGCGCGGGCGACTACGCGCGCGCGATCTACGAAGTCAGCGGCTGGCCGCTGCGCGACGCGCTCGGCTACTTCGACGGCCTGACGCTCGAAGGCGCGAAGGGCGAAATCGCCGAAAAGGTGATCAAGGAAATCGTCGCGCGGCTGACCTTCCTGAACAACGTCGGCCTCGACTACCTGTCGCTCGAGCGCAGCGCGGAAACGCTGTCGGGCGGCGAGGCGCAGCGCATCCGGCTCGCGTCGCAGATCGGCTCGGGCCTCACCGGCGTGATGTACGTGCTCGACGAGCCGTCGATCGGCCTGCACCAGCGCGACAACGACCGGCTGATCGCGACGCTCAAGCACCTGCGCGACCTCGGCAACTCGGTGATCGTCGTCGAGCACGACGAGGACATGATCCGCACCGCCGACTACGTGGTCGACATGGGCCCCGGCGCGGGCGAGCACGGCGGCGTGGTGGTCGCCGAAGGCACGCCGAAGCAGGTGCAGGCGAACGCGGCATCGCTGACCGGCCAGTACCTCGTCGGCAAGCGCACGATCGAGTATCCGGACGAGCGGATCGCGCCCGAGCCGGAGCGGATGCTGCGCATCGTCGACGCGCACGGCAACAACCTGAAGCACGTCGACCTCGAGCTGCCGGTCGGCCTGCTGACCTGCATCACCGGCGTGTCGGGCTCCGGCAAGTCGACGCTGATCAACGACACGCTGTATCACGCGGTCGCGCGCCACCTGTACGGCTCGTCGGCCGAGCCGGCGCCGCACGAGGCGATCGAGGGCCTCGAGCATTTCGACAAGGTGATCAACGTCGACCAGTCGCCGATCGGCCGCACGCCGCGCTCGAACCCGGCCACGTATACGGGCCTGTTCACGCCGATCCGCGAGCTGTTCTCCGGCGTGCCGACCTCGAAGGAGCGCGGCTACGATCCGGGCCGCTTCTCGTTCAACGTGAAAGGCGGCCGCTGCGAGTCGTGCCAGGGCGACGGCGTGCTGAAGGTCGAGATGCACTTCCTGCCGGACGTCTACGTGCCGTGCGACGTCTGCCACGGCAAGCGCTACAACCGCGAGACGCTCGAAGTCCTGTACAAGGGCAAGAACATCAGCGAAGTGCTCGACATGACGGTCGAGCACGCGTACGAGTTCTTCAACGCGGTGCCCGTCGTCGCGCGCAAGCTGAAGACGCTGCTCGACGTCGGCCTCGGCTACATCCGCCTCGGCCAGTCGGCGACGACGCTGTCGGGCGGCGAGGCGCAGCGCGTGAAGCTGTCGCTCGAGCTCTCCAAGCGCGACACGGGCCGCACGCTGTACATCCTCGACGAGCCGACCACCGGCCTGCACTTCCACGACATCGCGCTGCTGCTCGAAGTGATCCACCGGCTGCGCGACCAGGGCAACACGGTCGTGATCATCGAGCACAACCTCGACGTGATCAAGACGGCCGACTGGGTGATCGACCTCGGCCCGGAAGGCGGCGCGGGCGGCGGCCAGATCATCGCGCAGGGCACGCCCGAGCAGGTCGCGAAGACGAAGGCGAGCTTCACCGGCAAGTACCTCGCGCCGCTGCTCAGGCGCACCACCCGCAAAGTCGCGGCGGGCTGA
- a CDS encoding MFS transporter, which translates to MSNPSATSSRMTAPELRATTSLAAIFALRMLGLFMIMPVFSVYAKTIPGGDNVLLVGIALGAYGVTQSLLYIFYGWASDKFGRKPVIATGLLIFAIGSFVAAFAHDITWIIVGRVIQGMGAVSSAVLAFIADLTSEQNRTKAMAMVGGSIGVSFAVAIVGAPIVFHWVGMNGLFALVGVLSILAIGVVLWVVPNAAKPVHVPAPFSEVLHNAELLRLNFGVLVLHATQTALFLVVPRLLVDGGLPVASHWKVYLPVMALAFVMMVPAIIVAEKQGKMKPVLLGGILAILIGQLLLGSTPHTILIVAAVLFVYFLGFNILEASQPSLVSKLAPGSRKGAATGVYNTTQSIGLALGGVVGGWLLKHGGANTVFYACSGLVAAWLIIAASMKAPPRKA; encoded by the coding sequence ATGTCCAATCCGTCCGCCACGTCTTCCCGCATGACCGCGCCCGAATTGCGCGCGACCACGTCGCTCGCCGCGATCTTCGCGCTGCGCATGCTCGGCCTGTTCATGATCATGCCGGTGTTCTCGGTCTACGCGAAAACCATCCCGGGCGGCGACAACGTGCTGCTCGTCGGCATCGCGCTCGGGGCCTACGGCGTCACGCAGTCGCTGCTCTACATCTTCTACGGCTGGGCGTCCGACAAGTTCGGCCGCAAGCCGGTGATCGCGACCGGCCTTTTGATCTTCGCGATCGGCAGCTTCGTCGCCGCGTTCGCGCACGACATCACGTGGATCATCGTCGGCCGCGTGATCCAGGGGATGGGCGCGGTGTCGTCCGCGGTGCTCGCGTTCATCGCGGACCTGACGTCCGAGCAGAACCGCACGAAGGCGATGGCGATGGTCGGCGGCTCGATCGGCGTGTCGTTCGCGGTCGCGATCGTCGGCGCGCCGATCGTGTTCCACTGGGTCGGGATGAACGGGCTGTTCGCGCTCGTCGGCGTGCTGTCGATCCTCGCGATCGGCGTCGTGCTGTGGGTCGTGCCGAATGCGGCGAAGCCCGTGCACGTGCCCGCGCCGTTCTCCGAAGTGCTGCACAACGCCGAGCTGCTGCGCCTCAATTTCGGCGTGCTCGTGCTGCATGCGACGCAGACCGCGCTGTTTCTCGTCGTGCCGCGCCTGCTCGTCGACGGCGGGCTGCCGGTCGCGTCGCACTGGAAGGTCTACCTGCCGGTGATGGCACTCGCGTTCGTGATGATGGTGCCGGCGATCATCGTCGCGGAAAAGCAGGGCAAGATGAAACCCGTGCTGCTCGGCGGCATCCTCGCTATCCTGATCGGCCAATTGCTGCTGGGCAGCACGCCGCATACCATCCTGATTGTGGCCGCGGTGCTGTTCGTCTATTTCTTGGGATTCAACATCCTGGAAGCGTCGCAGCCGTCGCTGGTCTCGAAGCTCGCGCCGGGCTCGCGCAAGGGCGCGGCCACGGGCGTGTACAACACGACGCAATCGATCGGGCTCGCGCTCGGCGGCGTCGTGGGCGGGTGGCTGCTCAAGCATGGCGGCGCGAACACGGTGTTCTACGCGTGCTCGGGCCTCGTGGCCGCGTGGCTTATAATCGCGGCCAGCATGAAGGCGCCGCCGCGCAAGGCCTGA
- a CDS encoding single-stranded DNA-binding protein — translation MASVNKVILVGNLGADPEVRYLPSGDAVANIRLATTDRYKDKASGEFKEMTEWHRVAFFGRLAEIVSEYLKKGSSVYIEGRIRTRKWQGQDGQDRYSTEIVADQMQMLGGRGGSGGGGGGGDEGGYGGGYGGGGGSRGGEQAERGSRTGGASRGGAGGAGGGQSRPSAPAGGGFDEMDDDIPF, via the coding sequence ATGGCATCCGTCAACAAGGTCATCCTCGTCGGCAATCTCGGCGCCGATCCTGAAGTCCGTTACCTGCCGAGCGGCGACGCGGTTGCGAACATCCGTCTCGCGACGACCGACCGCTACAAGGACAAGGCGAGCGGCGAGTTCAAGGAAATGACCGAGTGGCATCGCGTCGCGTTCTTCGGCCGCCTCGCGGAAATCGTCAGCGAATACCTGAAGAAGGGTTCGTCGGTGTATATCGAAGGCCGCATCCGCACCCGCAAGTGGCAAGGCCAGGACGGCCAGGACCGTTACTCGACCGAAATCGTCGCCGACCAGATGCAGATGCTCGGCGGCCGCGGTGGTTCGGGCGGCGGCGGCGGTGGTGGTGACGAAGGCGGTTACGGCGGCGGCTACGGCGGTGGCGGCGGCAGCCGCGGCGGCGAGCAGGCGGAACGCGGCAGCCGTACCGGCGGCGCATCGCGCGGCGGTGCGGGCGGTGCAGGTGGCGGCCAGAGCCGTCCGAGCGCGCCGGCCGGCGGCGGGTTCGACGAGATGGACGACGATATTCCGTTCTGA
- a CDS encoding tyrosine-type recombinase/integrase yields the protein MQVRFHVVTVLHPGGERLPILLDAERQPVPWINAYLIKHLRPRLSVNSLIKTLRALGYMWAWALAEAFPLETRLVSGEGLSQDEIVSQLYPWLRRNFQTTRKVRKLIVSPSTVAFRLNVVSQCVRWHLECAIFAMPVGSPEIREMRERLTFIERSFSTAGRVRVESSTHATPLSTDQQQRLLRICHPDSRENPWKKPYRQRNFLIVLMMAMLGVRRGELLKLRVSDCHLSRAIPEIRVQRSPDDPSDPRINEPQVKTESRLLPCNTSLARYLNDYICTTRRNIPGAGRSPFLFLSRGGQPMSLARVNGLLDQIAIVHPEFEGLHPHCLRSTCATNFREAGLRNGLDEERIDKDMMYFFGWRSADSVMPYIDAAIRRESCEISLSYQAASLGRSIFRSDA from the coding sequence ATGCAAGTGCGATTTCACGTGGTTACGGTTCTGCATCCAGGAGGGGAGCGTCTTCCAATCCTGCTTGATGCGGAAAGGCAACCGGTGCCATGGATTAACGCGTATCTCATCAAGCACCTGCGTCCCAGGCTGTCTGTCAACAGTCTCATCAAGACGTTGCGCGCTCTCGGTTATATGTGGGCTTGGGCGTTGGCAGAGGCGTTTCCGCTGGAGACGCGTCTAGTTTCTGGCGAAGGTCTGAGTCAGGACGAGATCGTCAGTCAGCTTTACCCCTGGTTGCGGCGCAACTTCCAGACAACCCGAAAAGTTCGCAAGCTCATCGTTTCGCCGAGCACCGTAGCGTTTCGTCTGAACGTCGTTTCGCAGTGTGTCAGGTGGCATCTCGAGTGCGCGATATTCGCGATGCCAGTGGGTAGCCCAGAAATTCGCGAAATGCGAGAGAGGTTGACGTTCATTGAGCGTAGCTTCTCAACAGCGGGGCGCGTGCGCGTCGAGTCTTCGACTCATGCGACGCCGCTGTCGACAGATCAACAGCAACGACTATTGCGGATCTGCCATCCTGACTCTCGCGAGAATCCATGGAAAAAGCCGTATCGGCAGCGCAACTTCCTGATCGTGCTGATGATGGCAATGCTCGGTGTGCGTCGGGGGGAGTTGCTCAAGCTTCGGGTTTCGGACTGCCACTTGTCTCGCGCTATTCCCGAAATCCGTGTGCAGAGATCGCCCGACGATCCAAGTGATCCCCGGATCAACGAGCCGCAAGTCAAGACCGAGTCGAGACTTCTACCGTGCAACACATCGCTAGCCAGGTACCTTAACGACTACATCTGCACGACGCGCCGAAATATCCCAGGAGCCGGCAGGAGCCCGTTCCTATTTCTAAGTCGAGGCGGACAACCGATGAGCCTTGCGCGCGTGAATGGTCTCCTTGATCAGATCGCAATTGTTCATCCTGAATTCGAAGGTCTGCACCCGCATTGCCTGCGCAGCACATGTGCGACCAACTTCCGCGAGGCTGGCTTGCGCAATGGATTGGACGAGGAGCGAATCGACAAGGACATGATGTACTTCTTTGGCTGGCGCTCGGCCGACTCAGTGATGCCGTATATCGATGCGGCCATCCGGCGCGAATCGTGTGAGATCAGCCTGAGCTACCAGGCTGCGTCCCTTGGCAGGTCAATCTTCCGGAGCGACGCATGA